A genomic segment from Glycine soja cultivar W05 chromosome 20, ASM419377v2, whole genome shotgun sequence encodes:
- the LOC114402353 gene encoding uncharacterized protein At4g14450, chloroplastic-like — protein MSNPQTNNNRRQPSRLQRRAPSSLQINRAVEWNVAIPLLSPLASSPTPIELKPPQEPPQREPEKVTLSFKKWQHPAAPFCYEPAPMVPPFVPV, from the coding sequence ATGTCAAATCCTCAAACAAACAATAACCGCCGCCAGCCCAGCCGCCTGCAGCGGCGAGCCCCCTCCTCCCTGCAAATAAACCGCGCCGTCGAGTGGAACGTCGCCATCCCCCTCCTCTCGCCGTTGGCATCATCTCCGACGCCGATCGAGCTAAAACCGCCGCAAGAGCCGCCGCAGAGGGAGCCGGAGAAGGTCACCTTGTCGTTCAAGAAGTGGCAGCATCCTGCGGCTCCCTTCTGTTACGAGCCCGCTCCAATGGTGCCGCCCTTTGTTCCTGTGTAG
- the LOC114403921 gene encoding actin-related protein 9-like isoform X1 has protein sequence MDYLKSALPSQIMSERGSNLVVINPGSANVRIGLASQDTPFNIPHCIARHTKQIPNFTVIDQMLNSMVTTTQLIEREKAYDFIAPLLKIPFLDEGPGNSFPRKMGRVDGHNPHIRKDLPLTWTNVYEEATNSSVSLETSSKDETGQFLDPKEGTHSKEPNASERKFKEFICGEEALRISPTEPYCFCHPIRRGHLNISQYYSMQQVLEDLHTIWDWILIEKLHIPHNERNMYSAVLVMPETFDNREIKEILSLVLQELRFGSAVVHQEGLAAVFGNGLSTACVVNIGAQVTSLICIEDGGALPSTGKTLPFGGEDISRAFLWTQRHYQTWSPVHSDVFAKPIDLLMLNQLKETYCEVKEGELDAVAVVHSFAEKVPAVSHKTRLSALNVPPMGLFYPTLLTPDVYPPPPRTWFHDYEDMLEDTWHIDFSRRSDMPDTFYPNVNGGLPMWESYPVFSTKPKKEEKVGLAEAITNCILSTGRIDIQRKLFCSIQLTGGVALTSGLVAAVEERVLHAIPPNEAIDTVEVLQSRTNPTFVSWKGGAILGVLDLGRDAWISREDWIHNGVHVGSNKKYKDSYYLQAQAMCYMNS, from the exons ATG GATTACCTTAAGTCCGCGCTTCCTTCTCAAATAATGTCAGAACGAGGCTCCAATCTGGTTGTTATCAACCCAG GTTCTGCAAATGTTAGGATTGGCTTGGCTTCACAGGACACCCCTTTTAATATTCCTCATTGCATTGCTCGCCATACCAAACAAATTCCTAACTTTACTGTTATAGATCAG ATGCTTAATAGTATGGTTACAACAACACAGCTCATCGAAAGGGAAAAAGCTTATGATTTT attgcacCATTGTTGAAGATACCGTTTTTGGATGAAGGTCCCGGTAACTCTTTCCCCCGTAAG ATGGGACGTGTTGATGGACACAATCCTCATATCAGGAAGGATTTGCCGTTGACCTGGACTAATGTCTATGAGGAGGCCACTAATTCATCTGTATCATTAG AGACTTCAAGTAAAGATGAGACTGGTCAGTTTTTGGATCCAAAAGAAGGTACACATTCAAAGGAACCTAATGCAAGTGAAAGAAAATTCAAAGAGTTCATTTGTGGTGAGGAAGCATTAAGAATATCCCCAACTGAACCATATTGTTTTTGCCATCCAATTCGCAGAGGACATTTGAACATTTCACAATATTATTCCATGCAGCAG GTACTTGAAGATCTACATACTATTTGGGACTGGATTTTAATAGAGAAACTGCACATTCCTCACAATGAAAGAAATATGTATTCTGCTGTTCTTGTGATGCCAGAAACATTTGACAATCGTG aaataaaagaaattctaTCTTTAGTACTACAAGAACTCCGCTTTGGCTCAGCAGTGGTACACCAG GAAGGTCTTGCAGCAGTTTTTGGAAATGGATTATCAACAGCATGTGTTGTGAATATTGGTGCCCAGGTGACATCACTTATATGCATTGAG GATGGAGGTGCTCTACCTTCAACCGGAAAGACTTTGCCTTTTGGTGGTGAG GATATATCAAGGGCTTTTCTCTGGACCCAAAGACACTACCAGACTTGGTCACCAGTTCATTCAGATGTTTTTGCAAAACCTATAGATCTGCTAATGTTAAATCAACTGAAAGAGACATATTGTGAAGTCAAG GAGGGGGAACTTGATGCTGTTGCAGTAGTTCATTCCTTTGCGGAAAAAGTGCCAGCTGTGTCTCACAAGACAAGGCTTTCTGCTCTTAAT GTTCCTCCTATGGGATTGTTCTATCCAACACTTTTAACTCCTGATGTGTATCCTCCTCCTCCCCGTACTTG GTTTCACGACTATGAGGATATGCTTGAAGATACATGGCATATTGACTTTTCCCGGAGGTCTGACATGCCAGATACTTTCTATCCCAATGTTAATGGAGGATTACCAATGTGGGAAAGCTATCCAGTTTTTTCAACTAagccaaaaaaagaagagaaagttgGCCTTGCAGAGGCTATTACTAACTGCATTCTCTCAACTG GTCGCATAGACATCCagagaaaattattttgtagCATACAATTG ACTGGTGGGGTGGCTTTGACAAGTGGCTTAGTTGCAGCAGTAGAAGAAag AGTTTTACATGCCATTCCTCCAAATGAAGCAATTGATACTGTGGAG GTTCTACAATCAAGGACAAATCCGACGTTTGTGTCTTGGAAGGGCGGGGCG ATTCTTGGTGTTCTTGATTTAGGCAGGGATGCATGGATAAGTCGGGAGGACTGGATTCACAATGGGGTCCATGTTGGAAGTAACAAAAAATACAAGGATTCATATTATCTTCAAGCTCAAGCTATGTGTTATATGAATTCTTGA
- the LOC114403921 gene encoding actin-related protein 9-like isoform X2, producing MDYLKSALPSQIMSERGSNLVVINPGSANVRIGLASQDTPFNIPHCIARHTKQIPNFTVIDQIAPLLKIPFLDEGPGNSFPRKMGRVDGHNPHIRKDLPLTWTNVYEEATNSSVSLETSSKDETGQFLDPKEGTHSKEPNASERKFKEFICGEEALRISPTEPYCFCHPIRRGHLNISQYYSMQQVLEDLHTIWDWILIEKLHIPHNERNMYSAVLVMPETFDNREIKEILSLVLQELRFGSAVVHQEGLAAVFGNGLSTACVVNIGAQVTSLICIEDGGALPSTGKTLPFGGEDISRAFLWTQRHYQTWSPVHSDVFAKPIDLLMLNQLKETYCEVKEGELDAVAVVHSFAEKVPAVSHKTRLSALNVPPMGLFYPTLLTPDVYPPPPRTWFHDYEDMLEDTWHIDFSRRSDMPDTFYPNVNGGLPMWESYPVFSTKPKKEEKVGLAEAITNCILSTGRIDIQRKLFCSIQLTGGVALTSGLVAAVEERVLHAIPPNEAIDTVEVLQSRTNPTFVSWKGGAILGVLDLGRDAWISREDWIHNGVHVGSNKKYKDSYYLQAQAMCYMNS from the exons ATG GATTACCTTAAGTCCGCGCTTCCTTCTCAAATAATGTCAGAACGAGGCTCCAATCTGGTTGTTATCAACCCAG GTTCTGCAAATGTTAGGATTGGCTTGGCTTCACAGGACACCCCTTTTAATATTCCTCATTGCATTGCTCGCCATACCAAACAAATTCCTAACTTTACTGTTATAGATCAG attgcacCATTGTTGAAGATACCGTTTTTGGATGAAGGTCCCGGTAACTCTTTCCCCCGTAAG ATGGGACGTGTTGATGGACACAATCCTCATATCAGGAAGGATTTGCCGTTGACCTGGACTAATGTCTATGAGGAGGCCACTAATTCATCTGTATCATTAG AGACTTCAAGTAAAGATGAGACTGGTCAGTTTTTGGATCCAAAAGAAGGTACACATTCAAAGGAACCTAATGCAAGTGAAAGAAAATTCAAAGAGTTCATTTGTGGTGAGGAAGCATTAAGAATATCCCCAACTGAACCATATTGTTTTTGCCATCCAATTCGCAGAGGACATTTGAACATTTCACAATATTATTCCATGCAGCAG GTACTTGAAGATCTACATACTATTTGGGACTGGATTTTAATAGAGAAACTGCACATTCCTCACAATGAAAGAAATATGTATTCTGCTGTTCTTGTGATGCCAGAAACATTTGACAATCGTG aaataaaagaaattctaTCTTTAGTACTACAAGAACTCCGCTTTGGCTCAGCAGTGGTACACCAG GAAGGTCTTGCAGCAGTTTTTGGAAATGGATTATCAACAGCATGTGTTGTGAATATTGGTGCCCAGGTGACATCACTTATATGCATTGAG GATGGAGGTGCTCTACCTTCAACCGGAAAGACTTTGCCTTTTGGTGGTGAG GATATATCAAGGGCTTTTCTCTGGACCCAAAGACACTACCAGACTTGGTCACCAGTTCATTCAGATGTTTTTGCAAAACCTATAGATCTGCTAATGTTAAATCAACTGAAAGAGACATATTGTGAAGTCAAG GAGGGGGAACTTGATGCTGTTGCAGTAGTTCATTCCTTTGCGGAAAAAGTGCCAGCTGTGTCTCACAAGACAAGGCTTTCTGCTCTTAAT GTTCCTCCTATGGGATTGTTCTATCCAACACTTTTAACTCCTGATGTGTATCCTCCTCCTCCCCGTACTTG GTTTCACGACTATGAGGATATGCTTGAAGATACATGGCATATTGACTTTTCCCGGAGGTCTGACATGCCAGATACTTTCTATCCCAATGTTAATGGAGGATTACCAATGTGGGAAAGCTATCCAGTTTTTTCAACTAagccaaaaaaagaagagaaagttgGCCTTGCAGAGGCTATTACTAACTGCATTCTCTCAACTG GTCGCATAGACATCCagagaaaattattttgtagCATACAATTG ACTGGTGGGGTGGCTTTGACAAGTGGCTTAGTTGCAGCAGTAGAAGAAag AGTTTTACATGCCATTCCTCCAAATGAAGCAATTGATACTGTGGAG GTTCTACAATCAAGGACAAATCCGACGTTTGTGTCTTGGAAGGGCGGGGCG ATTCTTGGTGTTCTTGATTTAGGCAGGGATGCATGGATAAGTCGGGAGGACTGGATTCACAATGGGGTCCATGTTGGAAGTAACAAAAAATACAAGGATTCATATTATCTTCAAGCTCAAGCTATGTGTTATATGAATTCTTGA
- the LOC114403808 gene encoding uncharacterized protein LOC114403808 isoform X2 — protein sequence MSKAFSSKKYSSLPPSPTPFTAAPSRAKKKPCPRSPLQDLNRISSSSNSSYASSSVSTEAPKGCLRFLSSSSFRTPVHRPKSLTKTPSSVPRAAPPKQSKSNSSMENLPKGNAGLRTKTLASDKKRTHKKNPLCLYQWQSGKKSGSRTGQKSKPCSALNEHGKLLHRLPSASEELKEKEDILGGRNDNAGEHAHVNLGHGAVNSTPLSKKVTGSYLEDVRVFRDVEENPNSMDSRTPPIHDSLSPEIQCGSSLVPKTATPACYGAGYVVSGVVDKRKCRPRGILTVEKNYSCSDKIAANSFDNDEKKKVIDTNDHASPSLLPLPTEAVVHWLSSPFNKGKKIPSKEFGNGLNQSQGLAESTTLASSTSPSSSSKTFWNGRQLRKRKN from the exons ATGAGTAAAGCATTTTCATCAAAGAAATATTCCTCTTTGCCCCCATCACCTACACCATTCACAGCTGCACCATCCCGTGCGAAAAAGAAGCCATGTCCTAGAAGCCCTTTGCAGGATCTCAACCGCATTTCCAGCAGCAGCAACAGTAGTTATGCTTCTTCTAGTGTTTCCACTGAAGCCCCAAAGGGTTGTCTCAGGTTCTTGTCTTCCTCTTCTTTTAGAACCCCTGTCCACAGACCCAAGAGTCTCACCAAAACTCCCAGCTCAGTTCCTCGTGCAGCTCCACCGAAACAGTCTAAATCTAATTCTTCCATGGAGAACCTTCCAAAGGGTAATGCTGGGTTGAGAACTAAGACACTTGCATCGGATAAGAAGCGGACGCATAAGAAGAACCCGCTGTGCCTCTACCAATGGCAGTCTGGGAAGAAATCTGGTTCTAGGACTGGCCAAAAGTCTAAGCCTTGTTCTGCTTTGAATGAACATGGCAAGCTTTTACATAGACTACCATCTGCATCAGAGGAGTTAAAGGAAAAGGAGGATATCTTGGGAGGGAGAAATGATAATGCTGGTGAGCATGCCCATGTCAATTTGGGTCATGGTGCTGTAAACTCGACTCCTTTGAGTAAAAAGGTTACTGGGTCGTATTTGGAGGATGTTAGAGTTTTTAGGGATGTGGAGGAGAATCCAAACTCAATGGATAGTAGAACACCTCCAATTCATGACTCTCTTTCCCCGGAGATACAATGTGGGTCTTCTTTGGTTCCAAAAACAGCAACACCTGCTTGTTATGGTGCTGGCTATGTTGTTTCTGGTGTCGTTGACAAGAGGAAATGTAGGCCTAGAGGGATTCTCACTGTAGAGAAGAACTATTCATGCAGTGATAAAATAGCTGCTAATAGTTTTGATAATGATGAGAAGAAGAAAGTAATTGATACTAATGACCATGCTAGTCCTTCCTTGTTACCTTTGCCAACTGAAGCTGTAGTGCATTGGCTTTCTTCTCCATTTAACAAGGGAAAGAAAATTCCGAGTAAGGAGTTTGGAAATGGACTAAATCAAAGTCAGGGACTAGCAGAATCCACAACTCTTGCTTCCAGTACTTCACCATCATCCAGTTCTAAAACTTTTTGGAAT GGCAGGCAGCTCAGGAAAAGGAAAAACTGA
- the LOC114403808 gene encoding uncharacterized protein LOC114403808 isoform X1, translating into MSKAFSSKKYSSLPPSPTPFTAAPSRAKKKPCPRSPLQDLNRISSSSNSSYASSSVSTEAPKGCLRFLSSSSFRTPVHRPKSLTKTPSSVPRAAPPKQSKSNSSMENLPKGNAGLRTKTLASDKKRTHKKNPLCLYQWQSGKKSGSRTGQKSKPCSALNEHGKLLHRLPSASEELKEKEDILGGRNDNAGEHAHVNLGHGAVNSTPLSKKVTGSYLEDVRVFRDVEENPNSMDSRTPPIHDSLSPEIQCGSSLVPKTATPACYGAGYVVSGVVDKRKCRPRGILTVEKNYSCSDKIAANSFDNDEKKKVIDTNDHASPSLLPLPTEAVVHWLSSPFNKGKKIPSKEFGNGLNQSQGLAESTTLASSTSPSSSSKTFWNVSDNGDLSGGANGIMRKISSSISPNGLAEFQVPSNYILSPSYSSLLFSPNPTPICRAGSSGKGKTDRYNLIDENSPFSLNSFGSGNVIQTPQSDSSSDLHVGLSLVHADKRKEDISNPGLNSSSKILLSESLLLNISMPLEDSVNSSFQFDFLTMPCESIDLSKRPNFLEGQDPWLSSSTTENASQSQMRISWREGLMSQLYELDEFDCCRCLSDEREIANESGTNRFSGPQVNIEINDGKKLNSDVGITETEDTEQEIDGLSKEKIPALISCSGAESISTDGGSLVAPGDDSHWTLCHVNKPFEV; encoded by the coding sequence ATGAGTAAAGCATTTTCATCAAAGAAATATTCCTCTTTGCCCCCATCACCTACACCATTCACAGCTGCACCATCCCGTGCGAAAAAGAAGCCATGTCCTAGAAGCCCTTTGCAGGATCTCAACCGCATTTCCAGCAGCAGCAACAGTAGTTATGCTTCTTCTAGTGTTTCCACTGAAGCCCCAAAGGGTTGTCTCAGGTTCTTGTCTTCCTCTTCTTTTAGAACCCCTGTCCACAGACCCAAGAGTCTCACCAAAACTCCCAGCTCAGTTCCTCGTGCAGCTCCACCGAAACAGTCTAAATCTAATTCTTCCATGGAGAACCTTCCAAAGGGTAATGCTGGGTTGAGAACTAAGACACTTGCATCGGATAAGAAGCGGACGCATAAGAAGAACCCGCTGTGCCTCTACCAATGGCAGTCTGGGAAGAAATCTGGTTCTAGGACTGGCCAAAAGTCTAAGCCTTGTTCTGCTTTGAATGAACATGGCAAGCTTTTACATAGACTACCATCTGCATCAGAGGAGTTAAAGGAAAAGGAGGATATCTTGGGAGGGAGAAATGATAATGCTGGTGAGCATGCCCATGTCAATTTGGGTCATGGTGCTGTAAACTCGACTCCTTTGAGTAAAAAGGTTACTGGGTCGTATTTGGAGGATGTTAGAGTTTTTAGGGATGTGGAGGAGAATCCAAACTCAATGGATAGTAGAACACCTCCAATTCATGACTCTCTTTCCCCGGAGATACAATGTGGGTCTTCTTTGGTTCCAAAAACAGCAACACCTGCTTGTTATGGTGCTGGCTATGTTGTTTCTGGTGTCGTTGACAAGAGGAAATGTAGGCCTAGAGGGATTCTCACTGTAGAGAAGAACTATTCATGCAGTGATAAAATAGCTGCTAATAGTTTTGATAATGATGAGAAGAAGAAAGTAATTGATACTAATGACCATGCTAGTCCTTCCTTGTTACCTTTGCCAACTGAAGCTGTAGTGCATTGGCTTTCTTCTCCATTTAACAAGGGAAAGAAAATTCCGAGTAAGGAGTTTGGAAATGGACTAAATCAAAGTCAGGGACTAGCAGAATCCACAACTCTTGCTTCCAGTACTTCACCATCATCCAGTTCTAAAACTTTTTGGAATGTAAGTGATAACGGTGATTTGTCTGGTGGTGCTAATGGTATCATGAGAAAAATCAGTTCTTCAATTTCTCCAAATGGACTTGCTGAATTTCAAGTACCTTCTAATTACATATTATCGCCTTCTTATTCATCCTTATTGTTTTCTCCCAATCCCACACCTATTTGTAGGGCAGGCAGCTCAGGAAAAGGAAAAACTGATAGATATAATCTCATTGATGAGAATTCTCCATTTTCCCTGAATTCATTTGGTAGTGGAAATGTTATTCAAACTCCACAGTCAGATTCTAGTTCAGATTTACATGTTGGATTGTCATTGGTGCATGCAGACAAACGAAAGGAAGATATTTCTAACCCTGGCCTTAACTCATCCAGCAAAATACTTCTATCAGAAAGCTTACTTCTCAATATTTCTATGCCCCTGGAGGATTCTGTTAATTCAAGTttccaatttgattttttaactaTGCCTTGTGAATCTATTGATCTCAGTAAACGTCCAAATTTTTTGGAGGGTCAAGATCCTTGGTTATCTAGTTCTACAACAGAGAATGCTTCACAATCCCAAATGAGGATATCATGGAGGGAAGGGTTAATGAGCCAATTGTATGAGCTGGATGAGTTTGACTGCTGTAGATGCTTGTCAGATGAAAGAGAAATTGCCAATGAATCTGGTACCAATAGATTTTCAGGTCCTCAAGTCAATATTGAAATAAATGATGGTAAAAAATTGAACAGTGATGTTGGAATCACTGAAACTGAGGATACTGAACAGGAAATTGATGGCCTTAGCAAAGAAAAAATTCCAGCTTTAATATCATGTTCAGGTGCTGAGTCCATAAGCACTGATGGTGGTAGTCTAGTTGCTCCAGGGGATGACTCACACTGGACTTTATGCCACGTGAACAAACCATTCGAAGTGTGA
- the LOC114403809 gene encoding uncharacterized protein LOC114403809: protein MGFSSFLGRVLFASLFILSAWQMFNEFDDTGGPIAKELIPKFTVLKRNLSSKLGVKTPDINVRSVIASIIFLKGVGGILFVLGSTFGSYLLLLYLGLSTPILYDFYNYRSNNPEYYLLLNDFIQSTALCGALLFFIEMKYSITRRQIRKKTPKAKTI, encoded by the exons ATGGGGTTCTCCTCCTTTCTGGGTCGCGTCCTCTTTGCTTCCCTCTTCATCCTCTCAGCATGGCAGAT GTTTAATGAATTTGATGACACTGGTGGACCCATTGCAAAGGAGTTGATTCCCAAGTTCACTGTTCTGAAGAGAAATTTATCCTCCAAACTGGGGGTAAAGACACCAGATATTAAT GTGCGGTCAGTCATTGCCTCTATCATATTTctaaagggggttggaggaatTCTATTCGTGCTTGGCAGTACATTTGGATCTTATCTTCTG CTCTTGTATCTGGGGCTTTCTACTCCAATTCTATATGATTTTTACAACTATAGATCTAATAACCCTGAATACTATTTACTGCTGAATGATTTCATTCAG AGCACAGCACTTTGTGGTGCATTGCTATTTTTTATAGAGATGAAGTactcgattaccagaagacaaatCAGGAAGAAGACCCCAAAAGCAAAGACAATTTAG
- the LOC114401517 gene encoding CASP-like protein 5B3 — protein MKDFPGTPGTGLGLALRISQFVFAAGSIASMATTPSFFNFTAFCYLIASMGLQVIWSFVLALLDAYALVKKKVLHNAVLVSLFVVGDWVTATLSLAAASSSAGITVLYFNDLGHCHFGEECQKYQISVALAFLSWFPISISSLIMLWLLAAG, from the exons atgaaggatttccCTGGGACACCGGGCACTGGTCTTGGTTTGGCTCTAAGGATATCACAGTTCGTTTTTGCTGCTGGATCAATTGCTTCCATGGCTACCACTCCCAGTTTCTTTAACTTTACGGCTTTTTG TTACTTGATAGCTTCAATGGGTTTACAAGTCATTTGGAGTTTTGTGCTTGCTTTATTGGATGCATATGCCTTGGTGAAAAAAAAGGTCCTCCACAACGCTGTACTGGTTAGCCTCTTTGTAGTTGGAGATTGG GTAACAGCAACACTATCTCTAGCTGCAGCGTCTTCCTCAGCTGGCATCACGGTTTTATACTTTAATGATCTGGGACACTGCCATTTTGGAGAGGAATGCCAAAAGTACCAGATTTCAGTAGCATTAGCCTTCTTGAGCTGGTTCCCAATTTCAATATCATCCCTAATCATGCTTTGGCTATTAGCTGCAGGGTAG
- the LOC114402832 gene encoding WAT1-related protein At5g07050-like isoform X1 has protein sequence MAQKRVSHVLVCRELKPHLLMVIVQVGYTFLYFITEASFNHGMSPHVYVTYRHILAAAMMFPFAYFLERNARPKLTFALFMEIFVLSLLGVSVTLNMYFASLNYTNPTFVASMVNTIASLTFIIAVALGFEVLDLRNPRGIAKVIGTMISLAGVLIMTLYKGPVMRNLWHPLIHIPGKSAAINEDWLKGSILTVSSCVTWSVWYIMQKSIKR, from the exons ATGGCACAGAAAAGAGTTTCTCATGTGCTTGTATGCAGAGAGTTAAAGCCACACCTGCTAATGGTCATAGTCCAGGTGGGCTATACCTTCTTATATTTCATCACTGAAGCCTCCTTCAATCATGGTATGAGCCCTCATGTGTACGTAACCTATCGGCATATTCTGGCTGCGGCTATGATGTTCCCTTTTGCATACTTTTTGGAGAG AAATGCAAGACCAAAGCTGACATTTGCTCTTTTCATGGAAATTTTTGTGCTTTCTCTGTTAGG GGTTAGTGTGACTCTTAATATGTACTTTGCAAGCCTGAACTACACAAATCCGACCTTTGTTGCTTCCATGGTCAACACCATAGCTTCCCTTACCTTCATCATTGCAGTGGCACTCGG GTTTGAGGTTCTTGATCTTCGAAATCCTCGTGGTATAGCAAAAGTTATTGGGACCATGATCTCCTTAGCTGGTGTTTTGATCATGACACTGTACAAAGGACCAGTTATGAGAAATTTATGGCATCCTCTAATCCATATTCCAGGGAAAAGTGCTGCTATAAATGAAGACTGGTTAAAGGGTTCAATTCTTACGGTTTCAAGTTGTGTTACATGGTCTGTATGGTACATTATGCAG
- the LOC114402832 gene encoding WAT1-related protein At5g07050-like isoform X2: protein MAQKRVSHVLVCRELKPHLLMVIVQVGYTFLYFITEASFNHGMSPHVNARPKLTFALFMEIFVLSLLGVSVTLNMYFASLNYTNPTFVASMVNTIASLTFIIAVALGFEVLDLRNPRGIAKVIGTMISLAGVLIMTLYKGPVMRNLWHPLIHIPGKSAAINEDWLKGSILTVSSCVTWSVWYIMQKSIKR, encoded by the exons ATGGCACAGAAAAGAGTTTCTCATGTGCTTGTATGCAGAGAGTTAAAGCCACACCTGCTAATGGTCATAGTCCAGGTGGGCTATACCTTCTTATATTTCATCACTGAAGCCTCCTTCAATCATGGTATGAGCCCTCATGT AAATGCAAGACCAAAGCTGACATTTGCTCTTTTCATGGAAATTTTTGTGCTTTCTCTGTTAGG GGTTAGTGTGACTCTTAATATGTACTTTGCAAGCCTGAACTACACAAATCCGACCTTTGTTGCTTCCATGGTCAACACCATAGCTTCCCTTACCTTCATCATTGCAGTGGCACTCGG GTTTGAGGTTCTTGATCTTCGAAATCCTCGTGGTATAGCAAAAGTTATTGGGACCATGATCTCCTTAGCTGGTGTTTTGATCATGACACTGTACAAAGGACCAGTTATGAGAAATTTATGGCATCCTCTAATCCATATTCCAGGGAAAAGTGCTGCTATAAATGAAGACTGGTTAAAGGGTTCAATTCTTACGGTTTCAAGTTGTGTTACATGGTCTGTATGGTACATTATGCAG